One region of Macadamia integrifolia cultivar HAES 741 chromosome 11, SCU_Mint_v3, whole genome shotgun sequence genomic DNA includes:
- the LOC122093784 gene encoding disease resistance protein RUN1-like isoform X1 → MASSSRAITSSVSFAGRRPSSSSSSSYDVFINFRGTDTRTNFVCLLYNALKKDGVNAYRDSEEIWEGEEICGSLLRAIRGSEISIPVFSKNYADSKYCLLELAEMWECHLSDGQTILPVFIDVEPRDVRHQTGSFEKPLQEHQRKCKYADVESWKNALTEVGKLKGWTLMGDATIEDQSHLVELIIQRVLRELSSTPLDECKHPVGMESQVNNLLSLLNIGSEDVQFVAICGMGGLGKTTIAKVIYNRIFRSFNGSSFLTDVREEASQGNKGLVSLQKRLLVDILKRDHDVSNICQGSKLIKNLLHGKKVLLILDDVDDHEQLDVLAGGINWFGQGSKVIITTRDDQSLDANKVETDIQIYKLQALDFENSLQLLSVYAFSKNEPPKNYKQLSHEIVSHADGLPLTLEVLGSFLFGKDKKEWEETLGGLKDILNNKVSGMSVKSYDDKVFAKLMISYNKLSEHAKIIFLDIACHFIGWKAEEAISLWEACELRPRLLIKELTQKHLLKIDDYGILRMHDQLSYMGRSIVSKDSYGDPTKRTRLWSHDEILEVFQKGTGTQMVEGILRKNFDFAAKDDISWEDFAKMPNLRFLDFHKSGNLNGDFSHLSSKLRWFRWYYCPLKIISSNFYHEELVHLELSYSDTKLAWPDIPQNKNKRFQKLKVLILDHCFRLSCSPHFSWFPCLQRLELTYCSSLLELPYSICQMASLKSLILNYCQSLNKLPMSIGDLKQLVMLSMCGTIIEELPDGVGQLEKLEDLDVSGCLKLVKLPASMGRMRSLLHFYLPNTMIVNLPDDFSELPCSLTHLDASHSEWLKVLSFYDCKFTLWVRSSDLSNLKRLRELDICYCVNLEEIHGLEVVECLEVLKSFGCYKLRELRELSNLKKLRELNISRCDNLEEIHSLEGAKCLEVLRAVGCNKLRELPEMSNLKRLRELDISYCGNLEEIHGLEVVECLEVLKAIGCNKL, encoded by the exons ATGGCTTCATCATCACGGGCTATTACTTCATCTGTCTCCTTCGCTGGCCGccggccttcttcttcttcttcttcttcttatgatGTGTTTATCAATTTCAGGGGTACAGATACTCGCACTAACTTTGTCTGTCTACTTTATAATGCCCTAAAAAAAGATGGAGTCAATGCCTATAGAGATAGCGAAGAAATTtgggaaggagaagagatttGTGGGTCACTTCTAAGAGCAATCCGAGGGTCTGAAATCTCAATTCCTGTCTTCTCTAAGAATTATGCAGATAGCAAATATTGTCTCCTGGAACTAGCTGAGATGTGGGAGTGCCATTTATCTGATGGCCAAACTATTCTTCCCGTATTCATTGATGTTGAGCCACGAGATGTTCGTCATCAGACCGGAAGTTTTGAGAAACCATTACAGGAGCACCAGAGGAAGTGTAAGTATGCTGACGTAGAGAGTTGGAAGAATGCTTTGACAGAAGTGGGGAAACTAAAGGGATGGACTCTCATGGGGGACGCAACTATTGA GGATCAATCACATTTAGTCGAGTTAATTATTCAAAGGGTTTTGAGAGAACTAAGCAGTACTCCCTTGGATGAATGTAAACACCCTGTTGGAATGGAATCCCAGGTAAATAACCTACTTTCTTTGTTAAATATTGGTTCTGAAGATGTACAATTTGTGGCAATATGTGGCATGGGAGGCCTTGGAAAGACAACGATTGCAAAGGTCATCTATAATCGCATCTTTAGAAGCTTTAATGGGAGTAGCTTTCTTACAGATGTGAGAGAAGAAGCATCACAAGGAAATAAGGGTTTGGTTTCCTTGCAAAAACGACTTCTTGTGGATATCTTGAAAAGGGACCATGATGTGAGTAATATTTGTCAAGGATCAAAATTGATCAAAAATCTACTTCATGGCAAAAAAgttcttcttattcttgatgatgtggacgatcatgaacaacttgatgtaTTGGCTGGTGGAATCAATTGGTTTGGTCAAGGAAGTAAGGTTATCATAACAACTAGAGATGACCAAAGTTTGGATGCCAATAAAGTTGAAACAGATATTCAGATATATAAGCTTCAAGCATTGGATTTTGAGAATTCTCTTCAACTCTTAAGTGTGTATGCCTTTTCAAAGAACGAGCCTCCTAAAAATTATAAGCAACTTTCACATGAAATCGTATCCCATGCTGATGGGTTACCCCTAACTCttgaggtgttgggttctttcttatttggcaaagataaaaaagaatggGAAGAGACATTAGGAGGATTGAAAGACATACTTAACAACAAGGTCTCTGGAATGTCGGTAAAAAGTTATGATGATAAGGTCTTTGCAAAGTTAATGATAAGTTACAATAAATTAAGTGAACATGCAAAAATCATATTTCTTGATATTGCATGCCATTTTATTGGATGGAAAGCAGAAGAAGCAATTTCATTATGGGAAGCTTGTGAGTTGCGTCCAAGATTATTGATAAAAGAACTGACTCAAAAACACCTCCTAAAAATTGATGATTATGGGATACTGAGGATGCACGATCAACTTAGTTATATGGGAAGGAGCATTGTCTCGAAAGACAGCTATGGGGATCCCACCAAGCGTACGAGATTGTGGTCTCATGATGAGATATTAGAAGTATTTCAAAAGGGCACA ggaaCTCAAATGGTTGAAGGTATACTTCGTAAGAATTTTGATTTTGCAGCCAAAGATGATATAAGCTGGGAAGACTTTGCAAAGATGCCCAATTTAAGATTTCTTGATTTTCATAAATCTGGAAACCTCAATGGGGATTTTTCGCATCTTTCTTCTAAATTAAGATGGTTCCGGTGGTATTATTGCCCTTTGAAAATTATATCATCCAATTTTTATCATGAGGAACTAGTTCATCTTGAGTTATCATATAGTGATACCAAACTAGCTTGGCCTGATAtacctcaaaataaaaataag AGGTTCCAAAAGTTGAAAGTTCTTATTCTTGATCACTGTTTCCGTCTCTCTTGCTCTCCCCATTTTTCATGGTTTCCATGCTTACAGAGATTGGAGCTTACGTACTGCAGTTCTCTTCTGGAACTCCCATATAGTATTTGTCAAATGGCTTCCCTCAAAAGTCTTATTCTCAATTACTGTCAGTCATTAAACAAGTTGCCTATGTCCATAGGTGATCTAAAACAATTGGTTATGCTTTCCATGTGTGGGACAATAATTGAAGAGTTACCTGATGGTGTAGGACAGTTAGAGAAGCTTGAGGACTTAGATGTTTCAGGTTGCCTTAAGCTGGTGAAGCTACCAGCATCAATGGGTAGAATGAGGAGTTTGCTTCACTTTTATCTGCCAAATACTATGATTGTAAATTTACCAGATGACTTTTCAGAGCTTCCCTGCAGTTTAACTCACCTAGATGCATCACACTCGGAATGGTTGAAGGTATTATCATTTTATGACTGCAAATTTACATTGTGGGTAAGATCATCGGATTTGTCAAACCTGAAGAGATTGAGGGAATTAGACATTTGCTATTGTGTAAACCTCGAGGAAATTCATGGCCTTGAAGTAGTAGAATGCTTGGAGGTGTTGAAATCATTTGGTTGCTACAAATTACGAGAGTTACGGGAATTGtcaaacctaaaaaaattgAGGGAATTAAACATTAGCCGTTGTGACAACCTAGAGGAAATTCATAGCCTCGAAGGAGCAAAATGCTTGGAGGTGTTGAGAGCGGTTGGTTGCAACAAATTAAGAGAGTTACCAGAAATGTCAAACCTGAAGAGATTGAGGGAATTAGATATTAGCTATTGTGGAAACCTCGAGGAAATTCATGGCCTTGAAGTAGTAGAATGCTTGGAGGTGTTGAAAGCGATTGGTTGCAACAAATTATGA
- the LOC122093784 gene encoding disease resistance protein RUN1-like isoform X2, translated as MASSSRAITSSVSFAGRRPSSSSSSSYDVFINFRGTDTRTNFVCLLYNALKKDGVNAYRDSEEIWEGEEICGSLLRAIRGSEISIPVFSKNYADSKYCLLELAEMWECHLSDGQTILPVFIDVEPRDVRHQTGSFEKPLQEHQRKCKYADVESWKNALTEVGKLKGWTLMGDATIEDQSHLVELIIQRVLRELSSTPLDECKHPVGMESQVNNLLSLLNIGSEDVQFVAICGMGGLGKTTIAKVIYNRIFRSFNGSSFLTDVREEASQGNKGLVSLQKRLLVDILKRDHDVSNICQGSKLIKNLLHGKKVLLILDDVDDHEQLDVLAGGINWFGQGSKVIITTRDDQSLDANKVETDIQIYKLQALDFENSLQLLSVYAFSKNEPPKNYKQLSHEIVSHADGLPLTLEVLGSFLFGKDKKEWEETLGGLKDILNNKVSGMSVKSYDDKVFAKLMISYNKLSEHAKIIFLDIACHFIGWKAEEAISLWEACELRPRLLIKELTQKHLLKIDDYGILRMHDQLSYMGRSIVSKDSYGDPTKRTRLWSHDEILEVFQKGTRFQKLKVLILDHCFRLSCSPHFSWFPCLQRLELTYCSSLLELPYSICQMASLKSLILNYCQSLNKLPMSIGDLKQLVMLSMCGTIIEELPDGVGQLEKLEDLDVSGCLKLVKLPASMGRMRSLLHFYLPNTMIVNLPDDFSELPCSLTHLDASHSEWLKVLSFYDCKFTLWVRSSDLSNLKRLRELDICYCVNLEEIHGLEVVECLEVLKSFGCYKLRELRELSNLKKLRELNISRCDNLEEIHSLEGAKCLEVLRAVGCNKLRELPEMSNLKRLRELDISYCGNLEEIHGLEVVECLEVLKAIGCNKL; from the exons ATGGCTTCATCATCACGGGCTATTACTTCATCTGTCTCCTTCGCTGGCCGccggccttcttcttcttcttcttcttcttatgatGTGTTTATCAATTTCAGGGGTACAGATACTCGCACTAACTTTGTCTGTCTACTTTATAATGCCCTAAAAAAAGATGGAGTCAATGCCTATAGAGATAGCGAAGAAATTtgggaaggagaagagatttGTGGGTCACTTCTAAGAGCAATCCGAGGGTCTGAAATCTCAATTCCTGTCTTCTCTAAGAATTATGCAGATAGCAAATATTGTCTCCTGGAACTAGCTGAGATGTGGGAGTGCCATTTATCTGATGGCCAAACTATTCTTCCCGTATTCATTGATGTTGAGCCACGAGATGTTCGTCATCAGACCGGAAGTTTTGAGAAACCATTACAGGAGCACCAGAGGAAGTGTAAGTATGCTGACGTAGAGAGTTGGAAGAATGCTTTGACAGAAGTGGGGAAACTAAAGGGATGGACTCTCATGGGGGACGCAACTATTGA GGATCAATCACATTTAGTCGAGTTAATTATTCAAAGGGTTTTGAGAGAACTAAGCAGTACTCCCTTGGATGAATGTAAACACCCTGTTGGAATGGAATCCCAGGTAAATAACCTACTTTCTTTGTTAAATATTGGTTCTGAAGATGTACAATTTGTGGCAATATGTGGCATGGGAGGCCTTGGAAAGACAACGATTGCAAAGGTCATCTATAATCGCATCTTTAGAAGCTTTAATGGGAGTAGCTTTCTTACAGATGTGAGAGAAGAAGCATCACAAGGAAATAAGGGTTTGGTTTCCTTGCAAAAACGACTTCTTGTGGATATCTTGAAAAGGGACCATGATGTGAGTAATATTTGTCAAGGATCAAAATTGATCAAAAATCTACTTCATGGCAAAAAAgttcttcttattcttgatgatgtggacgatcatgaacaacttgatgtaTTGGCTGGTGGAATCAATTGGTTTGGTCAAGGAAGTAAGGTTATCATAACAACTAGAGATGACCAAAGTTTGGATGCCAATAAAGTTGAAACAGATATTCAGATATATAAGCTTCAAGCATTGGATTTTGAGAATTCTCTTCAACTCTTAAGTGTGTATGCCTTTTCAAAGAACGAGCCTCCTAAAAATTATAAGCAACTTTCACATGAAATCGTATCCCATGCTGATGGGTTACCCCTAACTCttgaggtgttgggttctttcttatttggcaaagataaaaaagaatggGAAGAGACATTAGGAGGATTGAAAGACATACTTAACAACAAGGTCTCTGGAATGTCGGTAAAAAGTTATGATGATAAGGTCTTTGCAAAGTTAATGATAAGTTACAATAAATTAAGTGAACATGCAAAAATCATATTTCTTGATATTGCATGCCATTTTATTGGATGGAAAGCAGAAGAAGCAATTTCATTATGGGAAGCTTGTGAGTTGCGTCCAAGATTATTGATAAAAGAACTGACTCAAAAACACCTCCTAAAAATTGATGATTATGGGATACTGAGGATGCACGATCAACTTAGTTATATGGGAAGGAGCATTGTCTCGAAAGACAGCTATGGGGATCCCACCAAGCGTACGAGATTGTGGTCTCATGATGAGATATTAGAAGTATTTCAAAAGGGCACA AGGTTCCAAAAGTTGAAAGTTCTTATTCTTGATCACTGTTTCCGTCTCTCTTGCTCTCCCCATTTTTCATGGTTTCCATGCTTACAGAGATTGGAGCTTACGTACTGCAGTTCTCTTCTGGAACTCCCATATAGTATTTGTCAAATGGCTTCCCTCAAAAGTCTTATTCTCAATTACTGTCAGTCATTAAACAAGTTGCCTATGTCCATAGGTGATCTAAAACAATTGGTTATGCTTTCCATGTGTGGGACAATAATTGAAGAGTTACCTGATGGTGTAGGACAGTTAGAGAAGCTTGAGGACTTAGATGTTTCAGGTTGCCTTAAGCTGGTGAAGCTACCAGCATCAATGGGTAGAATGAGGAGTTTGCTTCACTTTTATCTGCCAAATACTATGATTGTAAATTTACCAGATGACTTTTCAGAGCTTCCCTGCAGTTTAACTCACCTAGATGCATCACACTCGGAATGGTTGAAGGTATTATCATTTTATGACTGCAAATTTACATTGTGGGTAAGATCATCGGATTTGTCAAACCTGAAGAGATTGAGGGAATTAGACATTTGCTATTGTGTAAACCTCGAGGAAATTCATGGCCTTGAAGTAGTAGAATGCTTGGAGGTGTTGAAATCATTTGGTTGCTACAAATTACGAGAGTTACGGGAATTGtcaaacctaaaaaaattgAGGGAATTAAACATTAGCCGTTGTGACAACCTAGAGGAAATTCATAGCCTCGAAGGAGCAAAATGCTTGGAGGTGTTGAGAGCGGTTGGTTGCAACAAATTAAGAGAGTTACCAGAAATGTCAAACCTGAAGAGATTGAGGGAATTAGATATTAGCTATTGTGGAAACCTCGAGGAAATTCATGGCCTTGAAGTAGTAGAATGCTTGGAGGTGTTGAAAGCGATTGGTTGCAACAAATTATGA
- the LOC122093928 gene encoding uncharacterized protein LOC122093928: MKILYWNIRGVRKAAGLCALRLLVKEHAPDVLCLAEPMVQVCKFPVIFFSQLGYAVDFIHNFRDDKVPNLWIIWKLGVSRPVVAGMSDQYISVIFDWPGSKVGISFVHASSFKIMRRQLWLDLELSISDLVPWSVMGDFNATLFSHEKRGPGKFNLGSAAEFQAMVDACELLSIPSQGKKFTWTNNRRRGHSVAVLDRSFCNGKWIDVFRNVKQRVLVSSVSDHAPLMVVSDDVQRPTNIPFRFHSFWMENDQFISVVEEAWKTSIGGNPIFVLAQKLKQVKENLKVWARANFPNLNDEVDKAKLELKKVQDMIEVAGMNDELFNREADAKTVLLKANQMYEKLWAEKAKLRWMKNGDCNSKFFHLSVKLRRLKNQITSLKKEDGTWVSDQQGISSYVSDFFEKFHEADEITVHNDLLDNIPRVLEEEDVAGLESVPSGEEIKQAVWDLDSVSSPGPDGFPGSFFRRCWTIVEGDFCRAVKKFFEEGRLPKGINNCFISLIPKVEGAASLDRFRPICMGNFYCKVISKILSSRLLVVLPKLISEEQGAFQQGKIISANISLASELSNLMHSSVRGGGMGLKLDVQKAYDSLAWEFLFAIDGSLKTTYLSSSIWPGLKKVWRWVQSHEQWTVGNGQRINFWKDSWLGKKSIEEMYGLQLDIFDSMQAKVSDFICQDEWNFPQFGWMKQSIDDCSLGNPEKAGAGGLRDSNTKVISSFRSFLGMTKNFEAEVCGLIVGLDMAKDLSCSNLWIECDPTVVALMVQRGSVPCFVWQHWTALLGYVSSVQWKVSHCYYEVNSVVDYFARSVAKKEFIPCC; this comes from the exons ATGAAGATTCTGTATTGGAACATTCGGGGTGTTAGGAAGGCAGCAGGGTTGTGCGCTTTACGTCTACTGGTGAAGGAGCATGCCCCGGATGTGTTATGCTTGGCTGAACCCATGGTTCAGGTATGTAAATTTcctgttattttctttagtcaATTGGGGTATGCTGTggatttcattcataattttcgGGATGACAAAgtcccaaatttatggattatatgGAAGTTGGGGGTTTCGAGACCAGTTGTTGCAGGTATGTCTGATCAATATATATCAGTCATCTTTGATTGGCCAGGTAGTAAAGTGGGTATTTCTTTTGTACATGCAAGTTCTTTTAAAATTATGCGTAGGCAATTGTGGTTAGATTTGGAGTTGTCGATATCAGATTTGGTTCCGTGGTCTGTGatgggggatttcaatgcaacccTGTTCTCgcatgagaaaagaggtccTGGTAAGTTTAATCTTGGATCAGCTGCTGAATTCCAGGCAATGGTTGATGCGTGTGAATTGCTTTCTATCCcttctcagggaaagaaattcacttggactAATAACCGTCGAAGGGGTCATTCAGTTGCAGTGTTGGATCGGAGTTTTTGTAATGGGAAGTGGATAGATGTGTTTAGAAATGTGAAGCAGCGTGTTTTGGTGTCTTCGGTATCAGATCATGCTCCTTTAATGGTTGTCTCTGATGATGTTCAAAGACCTACAAATATCCCCTTTAGATTCCATagcttttggatggaaaatgatcaatttatctCTGTGGTTGAGGAAGCTTGGAAAACTTCGATAGGGGGTAATCCAATTTTCGTTCTGGCACAAAAATTAAAGCAGGTCAAGGAGAATTTAAAGGTTTGGGCAAGGGCCAATTTTCCTAACCTGAATGATGAGGTCGATAAAGCAAAGCTGGAATTAAAGAAGGTTCAAGATATGATAGAGGTGGCTGGgatgaatgatgaattatttaACAGAGAGGCAGATGCAAAAACAGTATTATTGAAGGCCAACCAAATGTACGAGAAgttgtgggctgaaaaagctaaactgagatggatgaaaaatggaGATTGTAACTCGAAGTTTTTTCATCTCTCCGTGAAGCTTAGGAGGTTGAAAAATCAGATCACCTCCctaaaaaaggaagatggaacTTGGGTTTCAGACCAACAGGGAATATCATCTTATgtctctgatttttttgagaaatttcatgaGGCTGATGAAATCACGGTTCATAATGACCTTCTTGATAATATTCCCAGAGTGTTGGAGGAGGAGGACGTGGCAGGATTGGAGAGTGTCCCGAGTGGGGAAGAAATAAAACAAGCTGTTTGGGATTTAGATTCTGTAAGCTCTCCAggtcctgatgggttcccaGGTAGTTTCTTCAGGCGATGTTGGACTATTGTTGAGGGTGATTTTTGCAGGGCAGTGAAAAAATTCTTTGAGGAAGGGCGGCTTCCTAAAGGAATAAATAACTGCTTTATTTCCTTGATCCCCAAAGTTGAGGGGGCGGCCTCTCTAGATAGGTTTCGACctatatgtatggggaatttttattgcaaaGTGATATCAAAAATTCTATCTTCAAGATTACTTGTTGTTTTGCCTAAATTGATTTCGGAAGAGCAAGGCGCTTTCCAGCAGGGTAAAATAATTTCAGCAAATATCAGCCTCGCCTCAGAACTGTCAAATTTGATGCATTCTTCAGTTAGGGGTGGTGGAATGGGACTGAAGCTCGACGTTCAAAAGGCGTATGACTCTCTAgcttgggaattcctctttgca ATTGATGGTTCGCTGAAAACTAcctacctttcctcttcgaTATGGCCTGGTCTTAAAAAGGTGTGGCGGTGGGTACAGTCTCATGAGCAATGGACTGTTGGAAATGGTCAgaggataaatttttggaaagatagctGGCTGGGAAAGAAGTCTATTGAGGAGATGTATGGTTTGCAGTTAGATATCTTTGATTCGATGCAGGCAAAGGTTTCTGATTTCATTTGCCAAGATGAGTGGAATTTTCCCCAG TTTGGTTGGATGAAGCAAAGCATTGATGATTGTTCATTGGGTAATCCAGAAAAAGCAGGAGCAGGTGGACTCAGAGACAGCAATACAAAGGTGATTTCTTCCTTTAGATCATTTCTTGGGATGACCAAAAACTTTGAAGCAGAAGTTTGTGGCTTGATTGTGGGCTTGGATATGGCCAAGGACTTGTCATGCTCTAATCTATGGATTGAGTGTGACCCAACGGTGGTGGCGCTGATGGTTCAAAGAGGGTCAGTTCCTTGCTTTGTTTGGCAGCATTGGACTGCCCTCCTTGGCTATGTTAGCAGTGTCCAGTGGAAAGTTTCTCATTGCTATTACGAAGTTAATTCAGTAGTGGACTATTTTGCAAGATCAGTTGCAAAAAAAGAGTTTATCCCTTGCTGCTGA